tttctggataaggctgtctgataaatgttgtaaatgtaaaatgtagtcaCAGggaggggacagacagacaggcacacaAGCAGCTGTCCCCTTAGTACATTTGTCCTTTACACTCAGGGCTGCCAACTCTCCGAACCGATCTCGCGTTCGGCAAGTCAACAGAACTGCATTATGGGACCCGTAGTTTTTGTGTTATCGGCGCATCATATCGCCGTGCCGTAATAACAGATCTACTTAATGTGATCCCACGAGAAGCAGAATCTAAGTCACAGCGACGTTCGTATGAGTTCCGCCGTGCTTACTGTAGTACATTAACGGCCGACGAGGCTGCGAATGGAATACGGGTGATGAAAACTGCCCGTATTTCGTGATGTCTCgaaataaaacagcaacacAGAACATAAGTGAAAACGAGTGTCATTCTGCGCTCAGTGCCGCCACAGACAAGTTTTACAAAAAAGCACTTACTATCTCATCTATCTGCATACACACAGAATCCTCGTCTCTTCCAAAGCGCAGGACGAGAACCTTCTCAGCCACGGACTTAATGGCCTGATCCACATCCTTTTTACAAGACAGTTTGGGAAGAAATAGACTCATTGCTTGTTTATCCGAAAGCGATGTTTACAATAAGAACGTAGCTTCCGCCGCGTAACAGCATAAGTTGCTCGTACAGAAACTTAACACTGAAAGTACTTCCGcctaaatatatttttccttCATTAGTTGAACAAAATTTGTTGTCCTTTAACGTTGAAGGTTCTGCTTATAGAATATtatgttctgtaaaaaaaaaaaaaaaagttaaaaataacaGAATGCAGAGCACGGGAAGTTGTTTCCGGCCGGCTAGAATACGCGGTGCACCATCGCCCAAGAAGCAGCATGAGCACTTTGAAAGATGAGAGGTCGGGCTCAATAATCCACGTTTAACGAGCCCCTGACGCCGgattgaaatatttttcttcCTACCGAGTAACCTGTAATAAAGTTGGCGAACGTCATGAGATTCTCCAGGTTAGCGGTTCTCGGCAACCGCGCCTTCTGCTTTTCTCACGTGAAGATCGAGTGTCACAGACCACCACCGTCATGGTGCAGGTTTACGTCAGTTTGTACCCGCGCCCTGGCGACAAGCAGCGCCCTGAGGAAGGACCTGCCACAACCCAGAGACCCGGGCGAGATGAAGATAGACCTGGACATCTGGAAGTCAGTGATGAGGTCCCAAGTTGCGCAGGTGGAGGCACTGAGCCATGACGACGATGAGGCCGGAGGTGAGATGTCCCGGGTGGAGGCCACTCGAGAGTTGGTGGACATGTGGCGCCAGGCGGGGCGGCAAGTTCCAGACCAGATGACCCCGGAGCAGCTGCAGATGCTGGCTGACTTCACCACCAAGTCTGCCAAGAAGAAGTACCTCAAGTATTTAGCCATCAAAGAAGGTCATAAGAAAGCCAATAAAGACAAGcaagagaagaggaggatggaAAAGATGGTGGAAAAAGAGAgcagagaagatgaagaaggtGAAGATGGCAACAAGAAACTGAGGAATTCGTTCGTTATGCAGTTTTGGTCGCGGTCCCTGGACCGCCACCTGGCCTGGCGGGGAGCTCAGTCCATGCTCTTCGGCCAGCCGCTGGTGTTCGACATGAGCTACGATCAGAACATGTCGCGACGTGAAATGGAGAACACCGTGTCGCAGCTGCTGGAGAGCGAAGGCTGGAACCGGCGCTCTGTCGACCCCTTCCATCTGCACTTCTGCAACCTGAACCCCGAGGGTGCTTACCAGCGGGAGCTGCTCAAACGCTACGGCAAGGAGACCTGGGAGAGGCTCATGATCACGGCCTCCGCTCAGAGGCACGAGGAGATGTTCCCCCGCGAAAAGCTGGTCTACCTTACAGCCGACTCGCCCAATGTTCTCCGCTCCTTTGACCACAACAAAGTGTACATCGTCGGGGCCCTGGTGGACCGTTCCATCCAGAAAGGCGTCTCTCTGGCCCATGCCAAGCGTCTGAAGTTAGCCACCGCACGTCTGCCCCTGGATGAGTACCTGGACTGGGACCTGGGGGCCAAAAATCTGACCCTGGACCAGATGATTCGCATACTGCTGACTGCCAAGGACACCGGGAGCTGGAAGAAAGCACTGGACTTCGTACCTAAGAGGAAACACGAAGGCTTCTACGAAGACAACATGGAGGTCACGAGGAGTAGTGATGCTGCCGGGAGAGGAAGATTTCCTCTTATTAAGGACAAAAAGATGTTCGCCGGCAAATCGATTAGATCTAAAGGGTCCGATGAGCATAAACCTCTTCCCTTGCTCCGTCCGAGGATGGTGCTGAAGAATAAAAAGGAGACATACAATCCCAATGTTAAGGTCAAAAGGAACTGGTGGGAGGAAGAGTAGCCCGCCCACCACTTTAGAAGAAACTGTTGTTGATAACCTGGggctgggtggtggtggggtcttCTGTAATGTGGAATGTCCTCCCCCCCGGTGATGGgattttttgtctgtgtgtgtctgaaaataTAGTGCATCTGCCAGAGGGCCTATTAAATGACTATTACTGATTTAATGAAACGGTCGGTAATACTAAAGATCTAATTTCaatgtaatttcattttattgtaaataaagaTGTACTCCAAAATGTGCTTCTTACCCTGAGACACAGTAGAACTGTATCAATccatataatataaaatttttaCTTTGCTCTGTAACATGTAGGAGTATTATGGATTATGAATAGGTTTAAAAAGCATTGGATTGCTTCAACAAACTTAATTTCAAATTTACTTGAGGTTGAGAGGAATTGAGTCTAagagaacaaaacaaatatgaaagCAGACACATCAATGTTCTTGTATTTAATGAACAGTGTAGATTTATTGTATGCAGGCCATCTTGTTAATAAAGTAATTCAAGTAATAGAATGTCACGAAAGAGATTTCTGCTCTCAAAGAATTgagaaaaatagaaaatgtgATCATAGAAGTGTTAGAAAGTAGAAATAGTACAAATGTTCAGGTATAATTGAAATGATTCACGCATGTAGTACCTACAGACAAATCAACAATTCCAGCCTTTTTCTTTGTCAAGTTCATAGTCCAGAGCAAAACCATTGTGCAACTTCACAGCAAAAACAAACGGTAAAAAATGAATAACTTACTTGCACTTTAAAGCATTATATATAACTGCATGACATTTtgcaacaaaaccacaaatccaTGAAGCTGCAGTCAAATCTTTTGACCAgctttttacctctgcactgttaataaagtgtccTGATAAAAAGAGTTAATTGAGCTTTTCACATTCCTACTAAGATGTTTTGTTTCAAACATAGATGCTAAGTGACATTGAACACTGCGGGGAATCTTTAATACTTTTG
The Denticeps clupeoides chromosome 15, fDenClu1.1, whole genome shotgun sequence DNA segment above includes these coding regions:
- the trmt10c gene encoding tRNA methyltransferase 10 homolog C, which encodes MRFSRLAVLGNRAFCFSHVKIECHRPPPSWCRFTSVCTRALATSSALRKDLPQPRDPGEMKIDLDIWKSVMRSQVAQVEALSHDDDEAGGEMSRVEATRELVDMWRQAGRQVPDQMTPEQLQMLADFTTKSAKKKYLKYLAIKEGHKKANKDKQEKRRMEKMVEKESREDEEGEDGNKKLRNSFVMQFWSRSLDRHLAWRGAQSMLFGQPLVFDMSYDQNMSRREMENTVSQLLESEGWNRRSVDPFHLHFCNLNPEGAYQRELLKRYGKETWERLMITASAQRHEEMFPREKLVYLTADSPNVLRSFDHNKVYIVGALVDRSIQKGVSLAHAKRLKLATARLPLDEYLDWDLGAKNLTLDQMIRILLTAKDTGSWKKALDFVPKRKHEGFYEDNMEVTRSSDAAGRGRFPLIKDKKMFAGKSIRSKGSDEHKPLPLLRPRMVLKNKKETYNPNVKVKRNWWEEE